Proteins found in one Anopheles aquasalis chromosome 3, idAnoAquaMG_Q_19, whole genome shotgun sequence genomic segment:
- the LOC126579079 gene encoding uncharacterized protein LOC126579079, protein MATLLTQCFTGLLLYEASLKFEDVEILYQISTTVNDYHMTYVSNELTTNQLEGDNTPSSQIIPSCKKKGWWIALKMAGKSTTVYALMLLINLIYLWLFKTYRLNIMLLLAFYFTNTLGLICRLFVTFYGTKILKKRNRDLASWSPYLNVLGDVINMIGLRVLLFLYPLAEISLFEPV, encoded by the exons ATGGCCACTCTCCTCACGCAATG TTTCACCGGACTGTTACTGTACGAGGCCAGCCTGAAGTTTGAAGATGTGGAGATACTCTATCAAATCTCAACAACCGTAAATGACTACCACATGACGTACGTGAGCAACGAACTAACAACCAATCAGCTCGAAGGAGACAACACACCAAGTAGTCAGATCATACCATCCTGTAAGAAAAAAG GCTGGTGGATTGCACTCAAAATGGCGGGGAAGTCCACGACGGTGTATGCTCTCATGCTCCTCATTAACCTCATCTACTTATGGCTATTTAAGACATATCGCTTGAACATCATGCTTTTGCTCGCGTTTTACTTCACCAACACACTCGGG CTAATCTGTCGGCTATTCGTGACGTTCTACGGTACCAAGATATTAAAGAAACGGAACCGGGATCTAGCCAGCTGGAGCCCATACCTCAATGTGCTTGGCGACGTTATCAATATGATCGGATTGAGAGTCCTGCTGTTCCTGTACCCGTTGGCTGAGATCTCTTTGTTTGAGCCAGTTTGA